The Rana temporaria chromosome 4, aRanTem1.1, whole genome shotgun sequence genome contains a region encoding:
- the LOC120935679 gene encoding MAM and LDL-receptor class A domain-containing protein 1-like has translation MLSVFPKTDVCHIDCSFDVNLCNWKQSTSDNMDWIHWNGSTPSDFTGPSFDHTTGYGYYLYINGQDSEEGDFARLESPANCFTGTHCLQFWYHMYGAAKYMMLRVSVLRDYGLEDVFTIEGDHGDMWYLEKIFLPESDIIQIFIDGVRGEDFRSDVAIDDISFYPGYCTAATTTTTTTVTTKPTGSTVSSTKTTSSPDVCHIDCSFDVNLCNWKQSMSDNMDWIHWNGSTPSDFTGPSFDHTTGYGYYLYINGQGSEEGDFARLESPANCFTGTHCLQFWYHMYGAAKYMMLRVSVLRDYGLEDVFTIEGDHGDMWYLEKIFLPESDIIQIFIDGVRGEDFRSDVAIDDISFYPGYCTAATTTTTTTVTTKPAGSTVSSTKTTSSPDVCHIDCSFDVNLCNWKQSMSDNMDWIHWNGSSPSDFTGPSFDHTTGYGYYLYINGQDSEEGDFARLESPANCFTGTHCLQFWYHMYGAAKYMMLRVSVLRDYGLEDVFTIEGDHGDMWYLEKIFLPESDIIQIFIDGVRGEDFRSDVAIDDISFYPGYCTAATTTTTTTVTTKPTGSTVSSTKTTSSPGKYIAHFKELSIIYNKSIYFVIIHCKTLIINWKSCILT, from the exons ATGTTATCTGTGTTTCCTAAAACAGATGTATGCCATATAGATTGTTCTTTTGATGTGAACTTGTGTAACTGGAAACAATCAACGAGTGATAACATGGACTGGATACACTGGAATGGCTCAACCCCTTCCGATTTTACTGGACCATCATTTGACCACACAACAGGAT ATGGCTACTATCTATACATTAATGGACAGGATTCAGAAGAGGGAGACTTTGCAAGATTGGAGAGTCCTGCAAATTGTTTCACTGGAACTCATTGCTTACAGTTTTGGTATCACATGTATGGAGCAGCAAAATACATGATGCTGAGGGTGTCAGTACTAAGAGATTATGGTTTGGAAGATGTCTTCACTATAGAAGGAGATCATGGGGACATGTGGTATTTAGAGAAGATTTTCCTGCCTGAAAGTGATATTATCCAG ATTTTCATTGATGGTGTCAGAGGTGAAGATTTCCGCAGTGATGTTGCTATAGATGATATTTCTTTTTACCCAGGATATTGTACTG CAGCAAcaactaccaccaccaccactgtaaCTACAAAACCGACAG GTTCTACTGTGTCATCAACTAAAACCACATCATCACCAG ATGTATGCCATATAGATTGTTCTTTTGATGTGAACTTGTGTAACTGGAAACAATCAATGAGTGATAACATGGACTGGATACACTGGAATGGCTCAACCCCTTCCGATTTTACTGGACCATCATTTGACCACACAACAGGAT ATGGCTACTATCTATACATTAATGGACAGGGTTCAGAAGAGGGAGACTTTGCAAGATTGGAGAGTCCTGCAAATTGTTTCACTGGAACTCATTGCTTACAGTTTTGGTATCACATGTATGGAGCAGCAAAATACATGATGCTGAGGGTGTCAGTACTAAGAGATTATGGTTTGGAAGATGTCTTCACTATAGAAGGAGATCATGGGGACATGTGGTATTTAGAGAAGATTTTCCTACCTGAAAGTGATATTATCCAG ATTTTCATTGATGGTGTCAGAGGTGAAGATTTCCGCAGTGATGTTGCTATAGATGATATTTCTTTTTACCCAGGATATTGTACTG CAGCAAcaactaccaccaccaccactgtaaCTACAAAACCGGCAG GTTCTACTGTGTCATCAACTAAAACCACATCATCACCAG ATGTATGCCATATAGATTGTTCTTTTGATGTGAACTTGTGTAACTGGAAACAATCAATGAGTGATAACATGGACTGGATACACTGGAATGGCTCATCCCCTTCCGATTTTACTGGACCATCATTTGACCACACAACAGGAT ATGGCTACTATCTATACATTAATGGACAGGATTCAGAAGAGGGAGACTTTGCAAGATTGGAGAGTCCTGCAAATTGTTTCACTGGAACTCATTGCTTACAGTTTTGGTATCACATGTATGGAGCAGCAAAATACATGATGCTGAGGGTGTCAGTACTAAGAGATTATGGTTTGGAAGATGTCTTCACTATAGAAGGAGATCATGGGGACATGTGGTATTTAGAGAAGATTTTCCTACCTGAAAGTGATATTATCCAG ATTTTCATTGATGGTGTCAGAGGTGAAGATTTCCGCAGTGATGTTGCTATAGATGATATTTCTTTTTACCCAGGATATTGTACTG CAGCAAcaactaccaccaccaccactgtaaCTACAAAACCGACAG GTTCTACTGTGTCATCAACTAAAACCACATCATCACCAGGTAAATATATTGCTCATTTTAAAGAGTTGAgtattatttataataaatctatttattttgttattatacATTGTAAGACCTTGATAATAAATTGGAAGTCATGCATACTTACATGA
- the LOC120935680 gene encoding MAM domain-containing protein 2-like yields the protein MDWIHWNGSTPSDFTGPSFDHTTGYGYYLYINGQDSEEGDFARLESPANCFTGTHCLQFWYHMYGAAKYMMLRVSVLRDYGLEDVFTIEGDHGDMWYLEKIFLPESDIIQIFIDGVRGEDFRSDVAIDDISFYPGYCTAATTTTTTTVTTKPTGSTVSSTKTTSSPDTPYITDSLMLRLATDTHLPSTQLFLAVHYY from the exons ATGGACTGGATACACTGGAATGGCTCAACCCCTTCCGATTTTACTGGACCATCATTTGACCACACAACAGGAT ATGGCTACTATCTATACATTAATGGACAGGATTCAGAAGAGGGAGACTTTGCAAGATTGGAGAGTCCTGCAAATTGTTTCACTGGAACTCATTGCTTACAGTTTTGGTATCACATGTATGGAGCAGCAAAATACATGATGCTGAGGGTGTCAGTACTAAGAGATTATGGTTTGGAAGATGTCTTCACTATAGAAGGAGATCATGGGGACATGTGGTATTTAGAGAAGATTTTCCTGCCTGAAAGTGATATTATCCAG ATTTTCATTGATGGTGTCAGAGGTGAAGATTTCCGCAGTGATGTTGCTATAGATGATATTTCTTTTTACCCAGGATATTGTACTG CAGCAAcaactaccaccaccaccactgtaaCTACAAAACCGACAG GTTCTACTGTGTCATCAACTAAAACCACATCATCACCAG acactccatataTTACTGATTCTCTCATGTTAAGACTGGCAACAGACACTCATTTACCAAGCACCCAACTTTTTCTTGCAGTCCACTATTACTGA